A window of the Schlesneria paludicola DSM 18645 genome harbors these coding sequences:
- a CDS encoding PVC-type heme-binding CxxCH protein, which produces MKKIVKNLVCDRRWVATFVVLVCSTCRVFAGPPVVEADPLTPDEQRARFKLPPGFEIQLVASEPDIQKPMNLAFDAKGRLWVTHSVEYPFAAADSEKSRDGLTILDGIGKDGRATKVSKFADKLNIPIGILPMPNGREAIVWSIPNIWKLTDTDGDGTADKREVLYGPFDFADTHGNQNAFRLGLDGWVYACHGFRNDSKIKLKGEGPVVLQMNSGNTYRFRPDGSAIEQLTWGQVNPFGMCVDARGDLFNADCHSKPITMLLRGGYYDSFGKPHDGLGFAPITTSDDHGSTGIAGIVAYASNHFPAQYAGSMFVGNVVTNIVHRDKPQWRGSSPWIEKPEDFLTTDDWWFHPVDLQLGPDGALYVCDFYNSIIGHYEVDLLHPKRDRHRGRIWRIIYTGDKKSEPPVPPNLTEVALDGLIERLSDENTAVRNFAGNEIERRFKAEGLAKTRARLERPAVTDANEEARRAEERVQTLWLLARNGQLDDSLIQRFSKDRAGLVRVHLIRALAELPKWNDQLSSLVRAATADADPFVKRAAAEALGRHTGAVNVQPLVQLWKSTPAEDMQLIQAARIALRNQIRTATSVDQIAKIPLNKAELASVAEIALAVPNETAAWFTFDYLRQNDVPTPVVEKSLQHVARNVSPQRLDEVAVYIQQKFPNDLVRQTSLFQSLFNGLIQRGNKLSRDSELGKWAEQLAIKLLDPSQPRPAHWENVPLATAPTASPWGVRPRNSTDGTADALFFDSIVKGEHLTGTLRSAPFVLPEKLTFWLCGHNGNPGTEGAPLNQVRLKLVDSGEVIAKELPPRNDVAHQVAWDLKRWAGQRAVFEAIDADTGGGYAWLAVGRFEPSVVAAPTAGFAFTDVALATAVQVADQLKLEKFGPTIVGMVTDDSIDTPVRLAAAKSALNLSRNAAVGALSTLVQNPNESSTLRTQSAQLLGSVNSPESRDALAAALRAAPGPLQQPIALALAGTPEGGEQLFTLIATGRASARLLQDKPVLDRLASVPIADRDEKIKDLTHGLPAADDRLKATITKLSSSFVSSDASIEAGAALFKKSCTACHRISDQGGKVGPQLDGVGIRGIDRLLEDVLDPNRNVDGAFRATVIETKDGLVVTGLKLREEGKTVILGDNQGKEVRVRSEDIEEQRLSNLSPMPSNFAEQLNETELRSLMAFLLSQRQPVKAP; this is translated from the coding sequence GTGAAGAAGATCGTAAAGAACCTTGTTTGTGATCGTCGCTGGGTTGCGACGTTTGTCGTGTTGGTGTGCAGTACTTGCCGTGTTTTCGCGGGCCCCCCTGTCGTGGAGGCTGATCCGCTGACACCTGACGAGCAACGAGCCAGATTCAAACTGCCGCCAGGGTTTGAAATTCAACTGGTCGCCTCAGAACCCGACATCCAAAAGCCGATGAATCTGGCGTTCGATGCCAAGGGGCGGTTATGGGTGACCCACTCGGTCGAGTACCCGTTTGCTGCGGCCGATTCCGAAAAATCGCGAGACGGGCTGACCATTCTGGATGGAATTGGAAAAGACGGTCGCGCGACAAAAGTCTCGAAATTTGCCGACAAACTGAATATCCCCATTGGCATCCTACCGATGCCGAACGGTCGTGAAGCGATCGTCTGGTCGATCCCAAACATCTGGAAGCTGACGGACACCGATGGTGATGGCACGGCCGACAAGCGAGAAGTGCTGTACGGTCCTTTTGATTTCGCCGATACGCACGGCAACCAGAATGCATTTCGTTTGGGCCTCGACGGCTGGGTCTATGCCTGCCACGGGTTCCGCAACGATTCGAAGATCAAATTGAAGGGCGAAGGGCCGGTTGTCCTTCAGATGAATTCGGGAAACACTTACCGGTTTCGTCCCGATGGTTCCGCGATCGAGCAACTGACCTGGGGCCAGGTGAATCCGTTCGGAATGTGCGTCGATGCACGTGGCGATCTGTTCAATGCCGATTGTCACTCGAAGCCGATCACGATGCTGTTGCGCGGCGGATACTACGACAGTTTCGGCAAACCGCATGACGGCCTGGGGTTTGCCCCCATTACGACCTCAGATGATCACGGCTCCACTGGAATTGCCGGGATTGTGGCGTATGCGTCGAATCATTTCCCAGCTCAATATGCAGGTTCGATGTTTGTGGGAAATGTCGTCACTAACATCGTTCATCGTGACAAGCCCCAATGGCGCGGTTCATCCCCATGGATCGAGAAGCCCGAAGACTTTCTGACAACTGACGACTGGTGGTTTCATCCCGTCGACCTGCAACTGGGACCGGATGGTGCACTGTATGTGTGCGACTTCTACAATTCGATCATTGGTCACTACGAAGTTGATCTACTGCACCCCAAACGCGACCGACATCGCGGTCGTATCTGGCGAATCATTTACACGGGTGACAAGAAGTCTGAACCGCCAGTGCCGCCAAACCTGACCGAGGTCGCACTCGATGGTTTGATTGAACGCCTGTCGGATGAAAACACCGCCGTTCGCAATTTCGCGGGCAATGAAATTGAACGGCGATTTAAGGCCGAAGGTCTGGCAAAGACACGAGCTCGCCTGGAGCGACCAGCCGTGACGGATGCCAATGAAGAGGCTCGTCGTGCGGAAGAACGCGTCCAAACACTGTGGTTGCTCGCGCGAAACGGGCAGCTTGATGATTCGCTGATTCAACGATTTTCCAAGGACCGCGCTGGTCTCGTGCGAGTTCACCTGATTCGCGCGTTGGCCGAACTGCCCAAATGGAATGATCAACTCTCCAGTCTTGTTCGAGCCGCCACGGCGGATGCTGATCCCTTCGTGAAGCGGGCCGCCGCCGAAGCGTTGGGGCGACATACCGGCGCTGTCAATGTTCAGCCGCTGGTACAATTGTGGAAGTCGACTCCCGCGGAAGACATGCAATTGATTCAGGCAGCACGGATCGCCTTGCGGAATCAAATTCGGACGGCCACCTCCGTTGATCAGATTGCCAAGATTCCGCTGAACAAAGCGGAGCTGGCAAGCGTGGCTGAGATTGCGCTGGCTGTTCCCAATGAAACCGCCGCCTGGTTCACGTTCGACTACCTGCGTCAGAACGATGTACCGACGCCGGTTGTCGAAAAGAGCTTGCAGCACGTGGCGCGCAACGTCAGTCCGCAGCGATTGGATGAGGTTGCCGTCTATATCCAGCAAAAGTTCCCCAATGATCTGGTGCGACAGACATCGCTGTTTCAGTCGCTGTTCAACGGCTTAATTCAACGAGGAAACAAGTTGAGCCGTGACAGCGAACTTGGGAAATGGGCCGAACAACTCGCAATCAAGTTGCTCGACCCGAGCCAGCCGCGTCCCGCTCATTGGGAGAATGTTCCACTGGCCACCGCACCGACTGCCAGCCCATGGGGTGTGCGTCCGCGTAACTCAACGGATGGAACCGCCGATGCGCTCTTCTTCGATAGCATTGTCAAAGGCGAGCATCTGACGGGAACGCTCCGTTCGGCTCCGTTTGTCCTGCCCGAGAAGCTGACGTTCTGGCTCTGCGGACACAATGGGAATCCAGGCACCGAAGGGGCACCTCTGAATCAAGTTCGATTAAAACTTGTGGATTCTGGAGAAGTGATTGCGAAAGAACTTCCTCCCCGAAATGACGTGGCCCATCAGGTTGCATGGGATCTAAAACGCTGGGCGGGCCAACGTGCTGTGTTCGAAGCCATTGATGCCGACACGGGAGGCGGCTATGCGTGGCTTGCCGTGGGGCGTTTCGAGCCTTCTGTCGTTGCCGCACCGACGGCCGGTTTTGCCTTTACGGATGTCGCATTGGCGACGGCCGTGCAGGTGGCCGATCAACTAAAGCTCGAAAAGTTCGGCCCCACGATTGTGGGGATGGTGACGGACGACAGCATCGACACGCCGGTTCGTCTGGCGGCCGCGAAGTCGGCTCTCAATCTTTCGCGGAATGCCGCAGTGGGGGCTCTGTCGACTCTCGTCCAAAATCCGAACGAATCCTCCACATTGCGGACACAATCCGCCCAATTGCTCGGTTCAGTGAATTCACCAGAGTCGCGTGATGCCTTGGCGGCCGCGCTGCGAGCAGCTCCTGGTCCCCTGCAGCAGCCGATTGCACTGGCACTCGCAGGGACCCCCGAAGGTGGCGAGCAACTGTTCACGCTGATTGCGACCGGACGAGCGTCGGCTCGGTTGCTGCAGGACAAGCCGGTTCTTGATCGGCTGGCATCAGTTCCCATTGCTGATCGCGATGAGAAAATCAAGGACCTAACCCATGGTCTTCCTGCCGCGGACGACCGTTTGAAGGCAACAATCACAAAGCTTTCCAGCAGCTTTGTGAGTTCCGATGCTAGTATCGAAGCAGGAGCGGCGCTCTTTAAGAAGTCGTGTACTGCATGTCACCGGATCAGCGATCAAGGTGGTAAAGTTGGGCCACAACTCGACGGCGTCGGAATCCGTGGAATCGACCGCTTGCTGGAGGATGTGCTCGATCCAAATCGCAACGTCGACGGTGCATTCCGAGCAACCGTGATTGAGACGAAAGATGGTCTGGTCGTGACAGGATTGAAGCTGCGCGAGGAAGGCAAGACCGTGATTCTTGGCGACAATCAAGGTAAAGAAGTTCGCGTCCGTAGCGAAGATATCGAAGAGCAGCGACTGTCGAACCTGTCGCCCATGCCCTCGAACTTTGCCGAACAACTGAACGAGACTGAGCTTCGTTCGCTGATGGCATTCCTGCTTTCGCAGCGTCAACCTGTGAAGGCGCCATGA
- a CDS encoding GlcG/HbpS family heme-binding protein, which produces MRHFCFVSVVLVLICSVMADDKTNSPLVTRQQTKLNLKGAELILSAAQAKATDMKVAMNIAVVDDGGHLITFARMDGARPASVPTALTKATAAATFRQPTGPLPANGEPNLLLSLGVPAAAAASGGKMTTLKGGVPIVVDGQVIGAVGVGGGSGEQDAEVAQAGINMLLKALAADSKAP; this is translated from the coding sequence ATGCGCCATTTCTGTTTCGTCTCCGTTGTTCTGGTACTGATCTGTTCCGTCATGGCGGACGACAAAACAAACAGCCCGCTGGTAACTCGTCAGCAAACCAAACTGAATCTGAAAGGCGCCGAGCTGATTCTGTCTGCAGCCCAAGCCAAGGCGACGGACATGAAGGTCGCGATGAACATCGCCGTCGTCGACGATGGAGGTCATTTGATCACATTCGCGCGGATGGACGGAGCCCGCCCGGCCAGTGTTCCCACAGCCCTTACCAAAGCCACCGCCGCCGCGACATTCCGCCAACCGACTGGGCCGCTGCCTGCGAATGGAGAACCCAACTTGCTGCTCAGCCTGGGTGTCCCCGCGGCGGCCGCGGCGAGCGGCGGGAAAATGACAACACTCAAGGGGGGAGTGCCGATCGTTGTCGACGGACAAGTGATCGGTGCCGTCGGGGTTGGCGGTGGGTCGGGTGAGCAAGACGCCGAAGTCGCTCAGGCAGGAATCAATATGCTCCTGAAAGCCCTCGCTGCCGACAGCAAAGCCCCATAG
- the tsaB gene encoding tRNA (adenosine(37)-N6)-threonylcarbamoyltransferase complex dimerization subunit type 1 TsaB — MFVLGIETSGLDGSIALLRGHECLGERALNQTGRRHAQALVLDIGELLTAQGLTARDLASVAVSRGPGSFTGLRVGMVCAKTLAYATGCQFISVDTFQAIAENVPRQIERVTVVEDAQRDDLFAGDYQRLPTGEWQMVSPIQIVSVEDFLRDHAQRVVVGPGLKKLDADQIASHWLTAPEMSQPRAAVIASLGHHLLTSASDAGRAHDSDFWKASPFYLRMSAAEEKRAIDDAAKATSGLAK; from the coding sequence ATGTTTGTTCTTGGAATTGAAACCAGTGGCCTTGATGGTTCGATTGCGTTGTTGCGTGGTCACGAATGTCTTGGCGAGCGGGCGTTGAACCAGACGGGGCGACGTCACGCGCAGGCGCTGGTGCTGGATATTGGCGAACTCTTGACCGCGCAGGGGCTGACCGCCCGCGACCTCGCATCTGTTGCAGTCAGCCGGGGCCCGGGAAGCTTCACGGGGCTGCGCGTTGGAATGGTCTGCGCCAAAACACTGGCCTATGCCACCGGATGTCAGTTCATCTCGGTCGATACGTTCCAGGCGATTGCCGAGAATGTTCCGCGGCAGATTGAACGAGTCACAGTTGTCGAAGACGCCCAGCGAGACGATCTGTTTGCCGGTGATTATCAACGTCTTCCGACGGGCGAATGGCAAATGGTATCGCCTATTCAAATCGTTTCAGTTGAGGATTTTCTTCGCGATCATGCACAACGCGTTGTGGTTGGGCCGGGATTGAAGAAACTCGATGCCGACCAAATCGCCTCACACTGGCTGACGGCACCTGAGATGTCTCAGCCACGAGCTGCGGTCATCGCATCGCTGGGACATCACCTGCTGACATCTGCAAGCGATGCGGGCCGGGCGCACGATAGCGACTTCTGGAAGGCGTCACCGTTCTATTTGCGAATGAGTGCTGCGGAAGAAAAACGAGCCATCGATGACGCAGCGAAAGCCACGAGTGGCCTGGCGAAATGA
- a CDS encoding efflux RND transporter periplasmic adaptor subunit produces MKRRWIIIPLAAVVVVAGYAGFHFLESAVHTGSLPAEAEITGARESVTLSPEKSEAAGIHTEPVVTKELRPQRMVPGRLDYNATRHVQVKSPFNGLIRRIDVKVGDRVTEGQVMAVVDSPDLGERRADVFQRVTDLQQATNEHDWWHSIQANVDELVARLKESQESLPADKDEAEKIEKDFADKPLGDYRQQVLGAYSRMCLDAQLSTNIKSAAASGAVAGRAKLELDTARDTSRAKFLAVCEQATFDVKQTHIKAESAMKDAERRLAVARQRLDLFVGQTHDEPVDSTSEAMLSTWPVKAPFTATVEEVLFAPRERIQMGEGLLQIADASRLWVHADIREKDWSALSITPGQQISVQTPALKGETLDATVAFVGRTVAPETRAVPLTADIDNQAGLLRPGMFVRVLLPDGKPRKCLAVPQSAITANEGRTFVFVETGEREYHPRDVKTGLSVEPWIEIVSGLEAGEKVVTKGTAILKAELLLEPED; encoded by the coding sequence ATGAAGCGACGTTGGATCATCATCCCTCTCGCCGCCGTGGTGGTCGTCGCCGGGTATGCCGGCTTCCATTTTCTAGAATCGGCGGTTCATACAGGAAGTTTGCCAGCTGAAGCCGAAATCACCGGAGCACGCGAATCCGTCACGTTGTCACCCGAGAAATCTGAAGCCGCTGGAATCCACACCGAACCGGTTGTAACAAAAGAGCTACGGCCGCAGCGAATGGTCCCTGGGCGACTGGACTACAACGCCACGCGCCACGTTCAGGTGAAGTCGCCTTTCAATGGCCTGATTCGACGAATCGACGTCAAAGTCGGTGATCGCGTCACCGAGGGACAAGTGATGGCCGTCGTTGACAGCCCCGACCTCGGCGAACGACGTGCGGATGTGTTTCAGCGCGTCACCGACTTGCAGCAGGCCACGAATGAACATGATTGGTGGCATTCGATCCAAGCGAATGTCGACGAACTGGTGGCACGCTTGAAGGAATCTCAAGAATCACTGCCAGCCGACAAGGACGAAGCCGAGAAGATTGAGAAGGATTTCGCCGACAAACCGCTGGGCGACTACCGCCAGCAGGTACTTGGCGCGTATTCCCGGATGTGCCTGGACGCACAGCTCAGTACAAATATCAAATCGGCTGCAGCATCCGGTGCCGTTGCCGGACGCGCAAAACTGGAACTCGATACCGCACGTGATACCTCGCGGGCCAAATTCCTGGCGGTATGTGAACAAGCCACCTTTGATGTCAAACAGACTCATATCAAAGCCGAGTCCGCGATGAAAGATGCCGAACGGCGATTGGCCGTCGCACGGCAGCGACTCGACCTGTTCGTTGGTCAGACCCATGATGAACCTGTCGATTCGACAAGCGAAGCGATGCTCAGTACCTGGCCCGTGAAAGCCCCTTTCACGGCAACGGTCGAAGAGGTTCTGTTTGCCCCGCGTGAACGAATTCAAATGGGCGAAGGCCTGCTGCAAATCGCCGACGCGTCGCGGCTATGGGTTCACGCCGATATCCGTGAAAAAGACTGGTCGGCACTGTCGATCACGCCGGGTCAGCAAATCTCGGTGCAAACTCCAGCCCTTAAAGGGGAAACATTGGATGCGACTGTCGCGTTCGTCGGACGTACCGTTGCCCCCGAAACGCGAGCCGTTCCGTTAACCGCAGACATCGACAATCAGGCAGGTTTATTGCGACCGGGAATGTTCGTCCGAGTACTGTTACCAGACGGGAAACCACGGAAATGCCTGGCGGTTCCTCAATCGGCAATCACCGCCAACGAAGGACGGACGTTTGTCTTCGTCGAAACTGGCGAGCGTGAATACCACCCCCGCGATGTCAAAACAGGACTAAGCGTCGAACCCTGGATCGAGATTGTGTCGGGACTGGAGGCGGGCGAGAAAGTCGTCACAAAGGGAACGGCGATTCTGAAAGCGGAGCTCTTGTTGGAGCCCGAAGATTAG
- a CDS encoding efflux RND transporter periplasmic adaptor subunit, whose protein sequence is MDNELPAAELSKSASLRSTSTTPISKPHDPASSPPSQSTGWGRWIVNAVLIAGAFGTGWYFANARHEQHEKEKLPAESAATKERSPNVVVTAEQVTHRSVQRTVDALGTLYGFEEVPIIARVEGRVRRVLHDVADRVQPGELLLEIDPTDYDLAVQQSDKAIQVELAKLGLNEPPKSKQDLVNVPIVVKAKSLMEHAKTRVDRLSRLAQSKNASAEDLDNASSDYRTAQAEYDNQVIQAEAGLATIQLKQVDLMVAREKLINTKLNAPSPTMAIPGVDQVTYVVSQRSVAEGTVVQPGTELFRIVISQTLKLRAPVPERFGAEIQNGQTVQVFTASSAKPYAGTVTRIYPTVDTTTRTFQVEILVPNPTGELKPGGFAKASILTHVDSQAATIPLAGLMQFAGIIKIFVIDHERAREVPVTLGTQTTEWVEILKPELPPDTLVITSGQTAIANETPVTVRSADIDNRRDHAAPPATKHDGAVSKQSAAGTRE, encoded by the coding sequence ATGGATAACGAATTGCCCGCGGCCGAATTGTCAAAGTCCGCGTCGTTGCGGTCCACTTCAACGACACCCATCTCAAAGCCTCACGATCCCGCATCGAGTCCACCTTCTCAGTCGACAGGCTGGGGCCGATGGATCGTCAACGCCGTGCTGATCGCGGGGGCTTTCGGAACAGGCTGGTATTTTGCCAATGCACGGCATGAACAGCATGAAAAAGAGAAGCTGCCTGCGGAAAGCGCAGCGACAAAAGAGCGTTCCCCGAACGTGGTCGTCACCGCGGAACAGGTAACGCATCGTTCGGTTCAACGCACGGTCGATGCGTTGGGAACACTCTATGGCTTCGAAGAAGTCCCAATCATTGCCCGCGTCGAAGGACGCGTTCGACGTGTGCTGCACGATGTCGCGGATCGAGTCCAACCGGGTGAACTGCTGCTGGAAATCGATCCCACCGACTACGACCTGGCGGTCCAGCAATCGGACAAGGCGATTCAAGTGGAACTGGCCAAGCTGGGACTGAATGAGCCCCCGAAATCGAAGCAGGATCTCGTGAACGTGCCGATTGTGGTCAAAGCCAAGTCGCTCATGGAACATGCAAAAACACGCGTCGATCGACTCAGCCGCCTTGCCCAGTCAAAAAACGCATCAGCCGAAGACCTGGACAACGCTTCCAGTGACTACCGCACGGCTCAAGCCGAGTACGACAATCAGGTGATTCAGGCCGAAGCGGGACTTGCCACAATTCAGTTGAAGCAAGTTGACCTGATGGTCGCACGCGAAAAACTCATCAACACTAAACTGAACGCTCCTTCTCCGACGATGGCGATTCCGGGCGTAGATCAGGTGACTTATGTGGTTTCGCAGCGTTCCGTCGCCGAAGGAACCGTGGTGCAACCCGGGACAGAGCTATTCCGGATAGTCATCAGCCAGACGCTGAAATTACGAGCGCCCGTACCGGAACGATTCGGTGCCGAGATTCAGAATGGACAAACCGTACAGGTCTTCACGGCATCCAGCGCAAAGCCGTATGCGGGAACCGTAACCCGAATCTATCCTACCGTCGATACGACCACTCGCACCTTTCAGGTCGAGATCCTCGTCCCCAATCCAACAGGTGAGCTCAAACCGGGCGGGTTTGCCAAGGCTTCGATCTTGACGCACGTCGATTCGCAAGCCGCCACAATTCCACTGGCCGGTCTGATGCAGTTCGCTGGCATCATCAAAATCTTTGTCATTGATCACGAACGGGCTCGCGAGGTTCCCGTCACCTTGGGCACCCAGACCACCGAATGGGTCGAGATTCTCAAACCAGAGTTACCTCCCGACACCCTGGTGATCACCAGCGGTCAAACGGCGATCGCCAATGAAACGCCCGTCACCGTTCGATCGGCAGACATCGACAATCGCCGCGATCACGCGGCGCCCCCCGCCACCAAACACGATGGGGCGGTCTCGAAACAATCGGCTGCAGGGACTCGCGAATGA
- a CDS encoding efflux RND transporter permease subunit, producing MNISEICIRRPVFTWVLVAIPVVLGMVAYKSLGVDLFPKVDLSAVSISAHLAGASAEEIETTVTKVIEEAVNQVSGIDELRSTTREGMVTVAIQFRLDKDGDVAAQEVRDKISSILNQLPQGMEPPVINRFDLDAAPIMTIGVSGRRDVREVTEIAKHQIQEQLQTVQGVGAVFMSGGRTRAVNVIVNTERLSSYGLSIEDVRQALITQNLEVPGGIVNQSSRELVLRTLGRMQSAAQFNDLIVANRAGYTIRIKDIGTAVDSVEEPRGLSRLDGQNAVSLFVQRQSGTNTVAISDAVQIRLARIKEALPDDVKVEIIQDQSRFIRESMAEVNFHLLLAAVLVSLTILLFIRDWRTTVIATMAIPTSIIPTFLFMHYMGFTLNNITMLALILAIGIVIDDAVVVHENIFRHMEEFGKDAFTASRDGTREIALAVLATSLSLVVIFVPVAFMGGIVGRFFSSFGLTVAFAIVMSLFVSFTLTPMLCAHFLKLEPQESGHAQSKNGAIYSAVDRLYGWALAWSLRHRFITLTICVLVFFSTIPIASRLGVNLVPRDDQSEFQVTYITPEGYTLERSNQVLTEIEGRLAQLPGVVHRFTIIGQNSGAAGKGQGDVTRGSIYFRIKELEERQYSQFEVMGLARAILKDYPDLRTAVSDVSAIGVSGQDSRTFQISIQGPDIDKLAMYSADFMTRLRKIQGLVDVDSTLSLRKPEVQVMIDRDRASDLGIPVQTIANSLNVLVGGQIVSRYKEGTEQYDVWLRADKPFRATPQSLESLTLPSPTAGQVQLSSLASLIEARGPSQIDRFNRQRTVTLLAHPDGISLNDAVQQARAILKELKLPPDYEVTFGGQAKTLGETGYYFMVALILSILFMYLILAAQFESWFHPVSILAALPVTIPFGLLSLLMFRTPMDLYAMFGLFMLIGIVKKNGILQIDKTNELRAHGLERTAAILEANHTRLRPILMTTVMLIAAMIPIALGRGPGAGARASMAKVIIGGQSLSLLLALLVTPVTYAVIDSFVQWVGRVVKRFHQTSRDSVRDPLVPKLPLEGHR from the coding sequence ATGAACATTTCCGAGATCTGTATTCGCCGACCGGTTTTCACCTGGGTTCTGGTTGCAATCCCCGTCGTTTTGGGGATGGTTGCCTATAAGAGCCTGGGGGTCGATCTGTTTCCCAAGGTCGATCTTTCCGCCGTTTCCATCTCGGCTCATCTGGCCGGGGCGAGTGCGGAAGAAATTGAAACGACGGTTACGAAAGTGATCGAAGAGGCCGTCAACCAGGTCTCGGGAATCGACGAGCTGCGATCAACCACCCGTGAGGGCATGGTGACGGTCGCCATCCAGTTTCGGCTCGACAAAGACGGTGATGTTGCCGCCCAGGAAGTTCGCGACAAGATTTCGTCAATTCTGAATCAGTTGCCGCAGGGGATGGAACCGCCCGTGATCAATCGATTCGACCTGGACGCAGCCCCGATCATGACGATTGGCGTTTCCGGTCGGCGTGATGTCCGCGAAGTCACGGAAATCGCCAAACATCAGATTCAGGAACAACTGCAAACCGTACAAGGTGTCGGTGCGGTATTTATGTCCGGCGGACGAACCCGGGCCGTCAACGTGATCGTCAATACCGAACGACTGTCGTCATATGGTTTGTCGATCGAAGACGTCCGTCAGGCGCTGATCACTCAAAATCTTGAAGTTCCAGGTGGAATCGTCAATCAAAGCTCACGGGAACTCGTGCTGCGAACGCTGGGGCGGATGCAATCGGCGGCTCAGTTCAACGACCTGATCGTCGCGAATCGCGCGGGCTACACGATTCGCATCAAAGATATCGGTACGGCCGTCGATTCAGTGGAAGAACCTCGGGGTCTCAGCCGCCTCGACGGTCAGAACGCCGTCAGTTTGTTTGTTCAGCGGCAGTCGGGAACGAACACTGTGGCGATTTCTGACGCCGTTCAAATTCGGCTGGCCCGGATCAAAGAAGCACTTCCCGACGACGTGAAGGTTGAAATCATCCAGGATCAGTCTCGATTCATTCGCGAATCGATGGCCGAAGTCAATTTTCACCTGCTGCTGGCCGCGGTGCTGGTTTCGCTCACGATTCTGCTGTTCATTCGCGACTGGCGAACGACGGTGATCGCCACGATGGCCATCCCGACATCGATTATCCCGACGTTTCTGTTCATGCACTACATGGGCTTCACCCTGAACAACATCACGATGCTGGCGCTGATCCTTGCGATCGGAATCGTGATCGATGATGCGGTCGTGGTGCATGAGAACATCTTTCGGCATATGGAAGAGTTCGGCAAAGATGCATTCACCGCGTCGCGCGATGGGACTCGCGAAATCGCATTGGCCGTGCTGGCGACAAGTCTGTCGCTGGTCGTGATCTTCGTACCAGTCGCGTTCATGGGTGGGATCGTCGGCCGCTTTTTCAGTAGCTTCGGGCTGACCGTCGCTTTCGCGATTGTGATGAGTCTGTTCGTATCATTCACGCTCACTCCCATGCTGTGCGCCCATTTCTTGAAGCTCGAACCGCAAGAGTCCGGCCACGCTCAATCCAAGAATGGGGCGATCTACAGCGCCGTCGATAGGTTGTATGGCTGGGCTCTTGCCTGGTCTTTGCGACACCGATTCATCACCCTGACGATTTGCGTACTGGTGTTCTTCTCGACGATTCCGATCGCGTCGCGACTGGGAGTGAACCTTGTCCCGCGCGATGATCAAAGCGAATTCCAGGTGACGTATATCACTCCTGAAGGGTACACGCTGGAACGATCAAACCAGGTCCTGACTGAAATCGAAGGACGACTCGCACAGTTGCCGGGCGTCGTGCATCGATTCACGATTATCGGCCAGAACTCGGGCGCGGCGGGAAAAGGGCAGGGGGATGTGACCCGCGGTTCGATCTATTTCCGCATCAAGGAACTTGAAGAGCGTCAGTACAGCCAGTTCGAGGTGATGGGGCTCGCCCGCGCCATTTTGAAAGACTATCCGGATCTTCGAACGGCCGTGTCGGACGTTTCGGCGATTGGTGTGTCAGGCCAGGACAGCCGAACGTTTCAGATCAGTATCCAGGGGCCCGACATCGACAAATTGGCGATGTATTCGGCCGACTTTATGACGCGACTGCGCAAGATCCAGGGCCTGGTCGATGTCGACTCGACTCTCTCACTGCGTAAACCCGAGGTCCAGGTCATGATCGATCGGGATCGGGCCAGCGATCTGGGAATTCCCGTTCAGACGATCGCCAACAGCTTGAACGTCTTGGTCGGCGGCCAGATCGTTTCCCGCTACAAAGAAGGCACCGAGCAATACGACGTCTGGTTGCGCGCCGATAAACCGTTTCGAGCGACACCGCAAAGCCTTGAAAGCTTGACGCTTCCTTCTCCGACGGCGGGACAGGTTCAATTGTCGAGTCTGGCGAGCCTGATCGAAGCACGTGGTCCCAGTCAGATCGATCGCTTCAATCGTCAGCGAACCGTGACCCTGCTCGCTCATCCCGATGGAATTTCATTGAATGACGCCGTGCAACAGGCGCGGGCGATCCTGAAAGAACTGAAGCTGCCGCCGGACTATGAAGTCACTTTTGGGGGCCAGGCGAAGACGCTTGGTGAAACAGGCTATTACTTCATGGTCGCGCTCATCCTGAGTATTTTATTCATGTACCTGATCCTGGCCGCTCAGTTCGAGAGCTGGTTCCATCCCGTCAGCATTCTGGCCGCGCTGCCGGTGACAATTCCGTTCGGCCTGTTGTCGTTGCTAATGTTTCGGACTCCCATGGATCTGTATGCCATGTTCGGTCTGTTCATGTTGATTGGGATCGTCAAGAAAAACGGGATCTTGCAGATCGACAAGACAAACGAACTAAGGGCACACGGGCTGGAACGAACGGCGGCGATTCTCGAAGCCAATCATACGCGGCTTCGCCCGATCCTGATGACGACGGTGATGCTGATTGCCGCCATGATCCCGATCGCGCTCGGTCGCGGCCCGGGTGCTGGCGCTCGAGCGAGCATGGCCAAAGTCATTATTGGTGGTCAATCTCTAAGCCTGCTGCTGGCACTTCTGGTGACCCCCGTGACGTACGCCGTGATCGACAGTTTCGTTCAGTGGGTGGGCCGAGTCGTCAAACGTTTCCATCAAACCTCACGTGATTCGGTTCGAGATCCCCTCGTTCCCAAGCTTCCACTTGAGGGTCACCGTTAA